One window of Entelurus aequoreus isolate RoL-2023_Sb linkage group LG06, RoL_Eaeq_v1.1, whole genome shotgun sequence genomic DNA carries:
- the fam151b gene encoding protein FAM151B isoform X4 — MIEADILMRGSDPKEPIMAHPPDTDSDITLKEWLERVRLHNKGVKLDFKSLEAVSLSASMLQKVLSQVRVPVWVNADILPGPGGEEAPLEPQAFLSIVRTLPSNVVLSIGWTTGWTAGTDNPGYSWDMVHEMEAICRGLKHLVTFPVRAALLAKSVSQLTWLLQESNRYSLTVWTGQNDTFTVQDLLPYRTQMDVSRICYDLPDIIRTELINISQDNIC; from the exons ATGATTGAAGCGGACATATTAATGAGAGGTTCTGACCCCAAAGAGCCGATCATGGCCCACCCCCCTGACACTGACAGTGACATCACTCTGAAGGAGTGGCTTGAAAGAGTCAGGCTGCACAACAAGGGTGTGAAACTAGACTTCAAGAG CCTGGAGGCGGTGTCTCTCTCCGCCTCCATGTTGCAAAAGGTACTGTCTCAGGTCCGCGTTCCGGTGTGGGTCAACGCCGATATCCTCCCAGGACCTGGAGGTGAAGAAGCACCGTTGGAACCTCAAGCTTTCCTGAGTATTGTGAGAACGCTTCCCAGTAACGTTGTGCTTTCTATTGGCTGGACAACTGGCTGGACTGCTGGGACTGATAATCCAg GTTACAGTTGGGACATGGTGCATGAGATGGAGGCCATTTGTCGAGGCCTCAAACATCTGGTCACCTTCCCAGTGCGTGCAGCTCTTCTGGCCAAGTCCGTTTCTCAGCTCACATGGTTGCTGCAAGAGTCCAATAG GTATTCTCTCACAGTGTGGACAGGCCAGAATGATACGTTTACTGTACAGGACTTGCTTCCTTACAGAACACAGATGGATGTCAGCAGAATCTGCTATGACCTACCAGATATTATACGGACAGAGCTCATTAACATATCACAAGATAATATCTGTTAA